CTCCGATTACAAGTATAAATGCAATAATACCTACTGCAGCACCCCACTTATCTCCTCTAACCATTCCTTCGAACACATAATTTAGCATTCCATATCCGCCAAAATCCTCTGTTCCCCAGAGTTTTGCAGGATTTTTCACCACTTCTCCCTGCTCATTCTTTTCATATTGGAAGGAACCTGCTTGTACAACGGTCTTTGTCTTTTCCTTACCATTGACCATATATTTTACTTCTGTCTTTTCAAATTTACCTACAGGAAGTAAAATAGTTAGAAGCCATGCAAATAAAACTACAAAGAAGATGATAACATAGGTGTGTGGAACTTTGAATGTCTTGTTCTCAACTGTCTTAACCTCATTTTGAATCGGTGTGTTTGACATAATAACCCCCCTATAATTTTCTTTACTCTAAATTATAAGCAAATACTATGCCAACAATTCTAAAATAGAAATTATTATTCAAATACCCTGAAAATAACTTAAAAAGCTAAATGAAATATATAAATATCAATATAATATTTTATATTTTAATAATATATGGGTTAAATTTGGTTATTAAAGTGTTTTATGGGTTTTCATTCTGTCAAATTGTTTTTACAAGAACAGTTCCACCTCTCCCTTTTCTGGGTTTTATATACCCCATTTTCTCCAATTCCTTTAATCTTGTTCTTATCATCTGTTCAGTCAAGTTTAGTCCTCTTTCTTTGCATATTCCTTCGATTTTTCTTCTAGATGCATTTTCTCCTTTTTTGCTTAAATCTTCTATTATATTTAATATTATTTTTAAATCCTGCCTTAAAGGATTATGTTCATAAAAAATATCAAACGGTAAATCTCTTTTAGAGATTTCTTTTCCATCACAAACCGCAACCATATACTCAACAATATTTTTTAATTCCCTGATATTCCCTGGCCAATTATAATTAACTAGCCAATTAGAAACTTCCAAACTTATTTTAAAACTCATACCCTTTTTGTTAATAAAATAGTCAAACAGTTCTTTAATATCTTCCCTTCTGTTTCTCAGGGGTGGAATTTTTAAATACATAACCTTTAACCTATAATAAAGATCTTCCCTGAACTCACCCTTTTCAACCAATTGACCTAAATTCTTATTTGTAGCTGCAATTATCCTTACATCGACAGGGATAATTTTATCCCCTCCAATTCTCATTATTTCCTTTTCCTGCAGTACCCTTAAAAGCTTTGTTTGAAGCCTTAAAGATGCATCTCCTATTTCATCTAGAAAAATCGTTCCTCCATTTGCCTGCTCAAATAGTCCCTTTTTACCTCCCTTTAGTGCTCCTGTAAAGGCCCCCTCTTCATAACCAAAAAGCTCGCTTTCTGCTAAGTTTTCGGGAAGAGATGAAAAATTGACAGCAACAAAGGGCTTGTTTTTTCTTAATGATTCATTATGAATTGCAGATGCAAACAATTCCTTTCCCGTTCCGCTTTCTCCTTCTATTAAAACCGTTAAATCCGTCTTAGCAATTTTTCTTCCTACTTCTTTTGTGTGCTTTAATTCTTCACTTTTACCTATTATGTCATCAAAAGAATATTTAGCAT
This portion of the Caloramator mitchellensis genome encodes:
- a CDS encoding sigma 54-interacting transcriptional regulator, yielding MKKVVLIAGTEHTRETLHEQLMGYIGDIAHIESYAIDEGIKNKIEADIVIISTNLIYDDSLKHLKEGCKLITARRILNYKVIENLLFIPEGEKVLFVNDCKETTLECIDWLKRLGLSHVEYIPYYPGCSLKQEINYAITPGEIDIVPQGVKHVIDIGPRLMDIVTIAEILKELEVYDKKWEDATIIYLDKIVSLAKKLADISKEKTRAFEHIKIVMDGMKEAVLAFDEKGRISISNENLRFILGAKGNIIGKNIREFFSSYKIVDYLLSHEKDASSVFEIKGEKYIITKFTLEKENIIIATFKSQKDIEELEKKVIRDLYKKGYYAKYSFDDIIGKSEELKHTKEVGRKIAKTDLTVLIEGESGTGKELFASAIHNESLRKNKPFVAVNFSSLPENLAESELFGYEEGAFTGALKGGKKGLFEQANGGTIFLDEIGDASLRLQTKLLRVLQEKEIMRIGGDKIIPVDVRIIAATNKNLGQLVEKGEFREDLYYRLKVMYLKIPPLRNRREDIKELFDYFINKKGMSFKISLEVSNWLVNYNWPGNIRELKNIVEYMVAVCDGKEISKRDLPFDIFYEHNPLRQDLKIILNIIEDLSKKGENASRRKIEGICKERGLNLTEQMIRTRLKELEKMGYIKPRKGRGGTVLVKTI